A single Lactuca sativa cultivar Salinas chromosome 8, Lsat_Salinas_v11, whole genome shotgun sequence DNA region contains:
- the LOC111912400 gene encoding germin-like protein subfamily 1 member 1: MRTCPLLLYFFLIFVVRVKSDPDPLQDYCIAETRNPQTVFLNGAPCINPINAAPSHFTTSALSKPGNTAANPLGFNVTLTNIRNLPGMNTLGLTMARVDIAGNGLVPPHTHPRASEVTILIKGSLLVGFVDTTNRLFTQQLREGDSFVFPKGLIHFLYNLDSKASALTISGLSSQNPGAQLASSATFTTKPSIPDDILKKAFQINGQDVSRIRKNLGG, translated from the coding sequence ATGAGAACATGTCCTTTGTTGCTATACTTCTTTCTTATTTTCGTGGTTCGGGTCAAATCCGACCCTGATCCACTTCAAGACTATTGCATAGCTGAAACACGAAATCCACAAACTGTTTTTCTCAACGGGGCTCCATGCATAAACCCTATTAACGCTGcaccttctcatttcacaacttctGCGTTATCCAAACCTGGTAACACTGCAGCAAATCCTTTAGGGTTTAATGTCACTCTAACAAATATTCGAAATCTTCCTGGAATGAACACTCTTGGGTTAACAATGGCTCGAGTTGATATAGCTGGAAATGGGCTTGTTCCACCTCACACACATCCACGTGCTTCCGAAGTAACTATTCTTATTAAGGGCTCGCTTCTAGTGGGATTTGTTGACACCACAAATCGTCTTTTTACACAACAGTTACGTGAGGGTGATTCGTTTGTTTTTCCAAAAGGTTTAATACATTTCTTGTATAACCTTGATTCAAAAGCTTCAGCGTTAACCATATCAGGACTTAGTAGCCAAAACCCCGGTGCACAACTTGCATCGTCTGCTACATTTACAACGAAACCGAGCATCCCTGATGACATTTTGAAGAAGGCGTTTCAGATTAATGGCCAAGATGTGTCCAGGATACGTAAAAATTTAGGTGGTTAA